From Vagococcus jeotgali, one genomic window encodes:
- a CDS encoding DUF1033 family protein has protein sequence MYQVIQIYGNDEPWWFFDDWEKDIIEEAEFDTLEEAEDLFLELNKKLAIDFEETKCKNPYLVAFWNQGDMIFCEDCDEDLQAFRGLMLLKDYKKLNMEENITNEAVNYSGKAKCCQRYSQSSRGN, from the coding sequence ATGTATCAAGTTATTCAAATATATGGAAATGATGAACCGTGGTGGTTTTTTGATGACTGGGAAAAAGACATTATAGAAGAAGCTGAGTTTGACACACTGGAAGAAGCTGAAGACTTATTTTTAGAGCTAAATAAAAAACTAGCCATTGATTTTGAGGAAACAAAATGTAAAAATCCGTATTTAGTTGCTTTTTGGAATCAGGGAGATATGATTTTTTGTGAAGACTGTGATGAAGATTTACAAGCATTTAGAGGATTAATGTTATTAAAAGACTATAAAAAACTTAATATGGAGGAAAACATAACAAATGAAGCAGTTAATTATAGCGGAAAAGCCAAGTGTTGCCAGAGATATAGCCAAAGTTCTAGGGGCAACTAA
- the thrS gene encoding threonine--tRNA ligase, with translation MIKITFPDGAVKEFEENVTTQDVAKSISNSLGKKALAGKFNGELVDLTLPLTEDGTIEIVTPDHEDALGILRHSAAHLMANAMKRLYPEIHFGVGPAIENGFYYDTDNGEAVISEENLADIEAEMMKIVKENNPIIRKELSREEALALFSDDPYKVELITDLPEDEVITVYEQGDFVDLCRGVHVPSTGRIQVFKLLSVAGAYWRGDSDNDMMQRVYGTAFFDKKELKAYLKMREEAKERDHRKLGKELDLFMISPEVGSGLPFWLPKGATIRRVIERYITDKELSLGYQHVYTPIMADVELYKTSGHWDHYHEDMFPPMDMGDGEMLVLRPMNCPHHMMVYKNDIHSYRELPIRIAELGMMHRYEKSGALSGLQRVREMTLNDGHTFVRPDQIKDEFKRTLELMIAVYEDFDITDYRFRLSYRDPNNTEKYFDDDEMWKKAQFMLKEAMDEMELEYFEADGEAAFYGPKLDVQVKTAMGIEETLSTIQLDFLLPERFDLTYVGEDGENNHRPVVIHRGIVSTMERFVAYLTEVYKGAFPTWLAPVQGTIIPVNLDLHSDYALSIKEKLNAHGLRFDVDLRNEKMGYKIRESQTQKIPYQIVVGDKELDNGEVNVRRYGSKETETMNVDMFVDSVVVEVKNFSK, from the coding sequence ATGATTAAGATAACATTTCCAGACGGAGCAGTCAAAGAATTTGAGGAAAATGTAACAACACAAGACGTTGCTAAAAGTATTAGTAATAGCTTAGGTAAAAAAGCACTAGCAGGTAAATTTAATGGTGAGTTAGTTGATTTAACTTTACCACTTACTGAAGATGGTACTATTGAAATAGTAACGCCAGATCATGAGGATGCATTAGGTATTTTACGTCATTCGGCAGCTCATTTAATGGCAAATGCCATGAAACGCTTGTATCCAGAGATTCATTTTGGAGTAGGGCCTGCAATAGAAAATGGTTTTTACTATGATACTGATAACGGAGAAGCTGTTATCTCTGAAGAGAATTTAGCAGATATCGAAGCTGAGATGATGAAGATTGTGAAAGAAAACAATCCGATTATTAGAAAAGAATTATCACGTGAAGAAGCATTAGCTTTATTTAGTGATGATCCTTATAAAGTAGAACTAATTACTGACTTACCAGAAGATGAGGTCATTACAGTTTATGAGCAAGGTGACTTTGTTGATTTATGCCGCGGGGTTCATGTGCCTTCTACTGGTCGTATTCAAGTTTTTAAATTATTATCTGTAGCAGGTGCTTATTGGAGAGGGGATTCTGATAATGATATGATGCAACGTGTGTATGGTACAGCCTTTTTTGATAAAAAAGAATTAAAAGCTTACTTAAAAATGCGTGAAGAAGCTAAAGAGCGTGATCATCGTAAATTAGGTAAAGAACTAGATTTATTTATGATTAGTCCAGAAGTAGGCTCAGGACTACCTTTCTGGTTACCAAAAGGTGCGACAATTCGTCGTGTCATTGAGCGATATATCACTGACAAAGAATTAAGTTTAGGTTACCAACATGTTTATACACCAATTATGGCCGATGTAGAATTATACAAAACTAGTGGTCACTGGGATCATTATCATGAAGATATGTTCCCGCCAATGGATATGGGAGACGGTGAGATGTTAGTCTTGCGTCCAATGAACTGTCCACATCATATGATGGTTTATAAAAATGATATTCATAGTTACCGTGAGTTACCTATTCGTATTGCAGAACTTGGTATGATGCACCGCTATGAGAAGTCTGGTGCCTTGTCTGGGCTGCAACGCGTTCGTGAAATGACTTTAAATGATGGTCATACTTTTGTTAGACCTGATCAAATCAAAGATGAGTTTAAACGTACACTAGAACTTATGATAGCTGTTTATGAAGATTTTGATATTACTGATTACCGCTTCCGTTTAAGCTACCGTGATCCTAATAATACTGAAAAATACTTTGATGATGATGAGATGTGGAAAAAAGCTCAATTTATGCTAAAAGAAGCCATGGATGAAATGGAGTTAGAGTATTTTGAAGCAGATGGTGAGGCAGCCTTTTATGGTCCTAAACTAGATGTGCAGGTAAAAACTGCTATGGGCATTGAAGAAACATTATCAACTATTCAGCTAGATTTCTTATTACCAGAACGTTTTGATTTAACTTATGTAGGTGAAGATGGGGAAAATAATCATCGACCAGTGGTTATTCATAGAGGAATTGTCTCAACAATGGAGCGCTTTGTTGCCTACTTAACAGAAGTATATAAAGGGGCTTTCCCAACTTGGTTAGCACCAGTTCAAGGAACAATTATTCCAGTTAATCTTGATTTACATAGTGACTATGCTCTTAGTATTAAAGAAAAATTAAATGCTCATGGGCTTCGCTTTGATGTGGATCTTAGAAACGAGAAAATGGGATATAAAATTCGTGAATCTCAAACTCAAAAAATTCCTTACCAAATTGTCGTGGGAGATAAAGAGTTAGATAATGGTGAAGTCAATGTTCGTCGTTATGGTAGTAAAGAAACAGAAACTATGAACGTAGACATGTTTGTGGACTCAGTTGTAGTCGAAGTGAAAAATTTCAGTAAGTAA
- a CDS encoding DNA translocase FtsK: MNEDKCGGADVAKKKKKAPTKKQKQQNEKVTYFIIGIAFIVFGIIGGLKLGFLGMFIANVFRALVGNTYLIMSIFLVLYGVLILLMGKDPKFKRKSIMVGLFVFYFSFLLFIEIGLFKQISRSTNILGLTWEKIVSDVRVNNITQSVGGGMIGALLYTVTYFLVSKLGSYVISFLGMTIGVLLVANVGITDVMNKFSEWGSSLFTTIDKKKQEVSEEKKKKSKLKEKKKLTENNKVSKVPQVVVEEEGIVIQEESGQTVLEIDNYQDQYKQKEQATIERPQKEVNEMTDEQPMFLDLPDEENLNYELPPVELLSAIPLTDQQAEYKLVEKNVAVLEKTFNSFGVDAKVVRASLGPSVTRFEIQPAIGVKVSKVVSLTDDLALALAAKDIRMEAPIPGKSLIGIEVPNQTTSMVSFRDVVESDDNHEELLLEVPLGRSISGDVTVADLTKMPHLLIAGSTGSGKSVCINTIISSILMKAKPNEVKLMMIDPKMVELNVYNGIPHLLAPVVTNPRKAAQALQKVVEEMERRYELFAGFGVRNMTGYNDMVKKHNQQTGDKKAPLPYIVVIVDELADLMMVASNEVEDAIIRLAQMARAAGIHMILATQRPSVDVITGIIKANVPSRIAFAVSSGIDSRTIIDSNGAEKLLGRGDMLFMPMGENKPIRVQGAFISDEEVEHIVEFVTTQQGADYQEDMIPTEDVSSATSQESTDEYYEEAKALIIEMQTASISLLQRRFRIGYNRAARLIDELEEHGVVGASEGSKPRKVLMTYTEEATTENDE; encoded by the coding sequence ATGAATGAAGATAAATGTGGAGGTGCAGATGTGGCTAAGAAAAAGAAAAAAGCACCAACGAAAAAGCAGAAACAACAAAATGAAAAAGTGACTTATTTTATTATTGGAATAGCCTTTATAGTATTTGGCATTATTGGTGGTTTAAAATTAGGCTTTTTAGGGATGTTTATTGCAAATGTATTTCGTGCTTTAGTTGGTAATACGTATCTTATTATGTCAATCTTTTTAGTATTGTATGGTGTGTTAATACTTCTAATGGGGAAAGACCCAAAATTTAAGCGAAAGTCTATTATGGTTGGACTATTTGTTTTTTATTTTAGCTTTTTACTATTTATTGAGATTGGACTTTTTAAACAAATTAGTCGTAGTACAAATATATTAGGTTTAACTTGGGAAAAAATTGTTAGTGATGTGAGAGTGAATAATATTACCCAGTCAGTAGGTGGTGGGATGATAGGTGCTCTTTTATATACGGTAACTTACTTTCTAGTTTCAAAATTAGGCTCTTATGTTATCTCTTTTTTAGGTATGACTATTGGGGTTCTATTAGTTGCAAATGTTGGTATTACTGATGTTATGAATAAATTTTCAGAATGGGGTAGTTCTTTATTTACAACCATTGATAAAAAGAAACAAGAGGTCTCTGAAGAAAAAAAAAAGAAGTCAAAACTGAAAGAGAAGAAGAAACTTACTGAAAATAATAAAGTATCTAAAGTACCTCAAGTAGTGGTGGAAGAAGAAGGGATAGTTATCCAAGAAGAGTCTGGTCAAACTGTACTGGAGATTGATAATTATCAAGATCAATACAAGCAAAAAGAGCAAGCTACGATAGAACGGCCTCAAAAAGAAGTTAATGAGATGACTGACGAGCAGCCTATGTTTTTAGATTTACCAGACGAGGAAAACCTAAATTATGAATTGCCACCTGTTGAATTACTTAGTGCCATTCCGTTAACTGATCAACAGGCTGAATATAAATTGGTAGAAAAAAATGTAGCCGTTTTGGAAAAAACATTTAACAGTTTTGGTGTAGATGCCAAAGTTGTCAGAGCAAGTTTAGGTCCATCTGTGACAAGATTTGAAATTCAACCTGCAATTGGTGTCAAGGTAAGTAAGGTTGTCAGTCTGACAGATGATTTAGCTTTAGCTTTAGCAGCAAAAGATATCAGAATGGAAGCACCAATACCTGGTAAATCACTAATTGGGATAGAAGTACCTAATCAAACAACAAGTATGGTTTCCTTTAGAGATGTTGTCGAATCAGATGATAATCATGAAGAGTTACTTTTAGAAGTACCGTTAGGAAGAAGTATATCAGGAGATGTAACAGTGGCAGATTTAACTAAGATGCCTCATTTGTTGATTGCTGGTTCAACTGGTAGTGGTAAATCGGTTTGTATTAACACTATTATCTCTAGTATCTTGATGAAAGCTAAACCAAATGAAGTGAAGCTTATGATGATTGATCCAAAAATGGTAGAGCTCAATGTTTATAATGGTATTCCTCATCTACTAGCACCTGTTGTGACAAATCCAAGAAAAGCAGCTCAAGCTTTACAAAAAGTAGTTGAAGAGATGGAGAGACGTTATGAATTATTTGCTGGTTTTGGTGTAAGAAATATGACAGGTTATAATGATATGGTAAAAAAACATAACCAGCAAACAGGAGACAAAAAAGCCCCACTACCGTATATTGTGGTGATTGTAGATGAATTAGCTGATTTAATGATGGTAGCTAGTAATGAAGTGGAAGATGCTATTATTCGCCTGGCACAGATGGCAAGGGCAGCAGGCATTCATATGATTTTAGCTACACAAAGGCCTAGTGTAGATGTTATTACAGGGATAATTAAAGCAAACGTGCCATCTAGAATTGCATTTGCAGTTTCAAGTGGAATTGATTCAAGGACTATTATCGATAGCAATGGAGCTGAGAAGTTACTTGGACGAGGTGATATGTTATTTATGCCTATGGGTGAAAATAAACCTATTCGTGTCCAAGGAGCTTTTATTTCAGATGAAGAAGTGGAGCATATTGTCGAATTTGTTACCACTCAACAAGGTGCTGATTATCAAGAAGATATGATACCAACAGAAGATGTTTCAAGTGCTACTTCACAAGAGTCAACAGACGAGTATTATGAAGAGGCAAAGGCTTTGATTATTGAAATGCAGACAGCAAGTATTTCTCTTTTACAACGTCGTTTTAGAATTGGGTATAACCGTGCTGCTAGACTGATTGATGAATTAGAAGAACATGGTGTAGTAGGTGCTAGTGAGGGAAGTAAGCCTAGAAAGGTGCTTATGACCTATACTGAAGAGGCAACTACTGAAAATGATGAATAA
- a CDS encoding Na+/H+ antiporter produces MAVLEATILLILLVIISNIISHYLVSIPTALIEIAVGVIAAVTLNLTIELQTDWFMLLLVAPLLYSDAKHFPKKELWELRVPIFANAILLVFITTIAGGYLINAFIPEVSLPLAFALAAVLSPTDPVAVQGIAEQVKLPKKILSLISGESLINDASGLIAFKYALAAFLTGYFSLQQAAGDFLYVTFFGVVIGLVLARVIYLIQVSLLRQGIQDVVLHSLIQVLTPFVIFIAAEVIHASGVIAVVVAGVVAIQQEPLYKRGPFSEIQIVTNKLWDILIYLLNGIVFVVLGAILPFVMHAAIINPSINNGLLILYVIIIWLILMIIRTLWSYAYMWYDHIRTSKSKETKPKFSTAVLTGLTGVRGAVTMAMVLSIPFFLPDGEIFQERYLIIFLASGVILMSLLVAVVTIPFFTKQKKRIILTGDDVFQEIQHKEDDNSALPEVEARKLMTKKVISMLRSEQDSDNRVVVNDLLRDFDKQLRFLYLDDDSTSNEFYHDLETQYRKIAVESEKKGAIEVIEANNLPKQLTKNYLEMLDYKMRAHSTNFKILFRQYMYRTRRKTKRLVFQTFLKKQKHSDDAVKNITTLETDSSKYAVRVLKELKDDLDQNDRYFILKSNIINQIIMEYESKINRIKNYRLRQEDQYQTLYQDYFLRALDEERTVIQTLLEQGRISPDLASLLRQSVNYSETSFLQGSLSEE; encoded by the coding sequence ATGGCCGTATTAGAAGCGACGATTTTATTAATTCTATTAGTAATCATTTCTAATATTATCAGTCATTATTTAGTATCTATTCCAACAGCATTAATTGAAATTGCCGTTGGTGTTATTGCCGCAGTAACCCTAAACCTAACTATCGAACTTCAAACAGATTGGTTTATGTTACTTTTGGTTGCCCCGTTGTTATACAGCGATGCCAAGCATTTCCCAAAGAAAGAATTATGGGAGCTTCGGGTTCCTATCTTTGCTAATGCTATTTTACTTGTTTTTATCACCACAATTGCTGGAGGGTATTTGATTAATGCCTTTATTCCAGAAGTATCCCTTCCTCTTGCCTTTGCCTTAGCTGCTGTTTTATCTCCAACTGACCCAGTAGCTGTACAAGGGATTGCTGAACAGGTTAAGTTACCCAAGAAAATTCTAAGCTTAATTAGTGGTGAGAGTTTAATTAATGATGCCAGTGGATTAATTGCCTTTAAATATGCCCTAGCAGCCTTTTTAACAGGTTATTTTTCCTTACAACAAGCTGCTGGAGACTTTTTATATGTGACGTTCTTTGGTGTTGTCATCGGTCTTGTTTTAGCAAGAGTCATCTATTTAATTCAAGTGTCATTATTAAGACAAGGCATACAAGATGTGGTGTTACACTCTTTAATTCAAGTTCTAACACCATTTGTTATTTTTATCGCAGCTGAGGTGATTCATGCCTCTGGTGTTATCGCAGTTGTTGTAGCTGGTGTTGTTGCTATTCAACAAGAGCCTCTTTACAAACGCGGACCATTTTCTGAAATTCAAATTGTTACAAATAAATTATGGGATATTTTAATTTATTTACTAAACGGTATTGTTTTCGTTGTTTTAGGAGCTATTCTACCGTTTGTAATGCATGCTGCTATTATCAATCCAAGTATTAATAATGGGTTATTAATCTTATATGTTATCATTATTTGGTTAATCTTAATGATAATTCGTACGCTTTGGTCTTACGCGTACATGTGGTATGACCACATTCGTACATCAAAATCTAAAGAAACAAAACCTAAATTTTCAACAGCTGTCTTAACTGGATTAACTGGTGTTAGGGGTGCCGTTACGATGGCAATGGTGTTGTCTATTCCTTTCTTTTTACCAGATGGCGAAATTTTCCAAGAACGCTATTTGATTATTTTCCTAGCCAGTGGTGTTATTTTAATGAGTTTACTAGTTGCTGTTGTGACTATTCCCTTCTTTACAAAACAAAAGAAACGTATTATTTTAACAGGGGATGATGTGTTTCAAGAAATTCAACACAAAGAAGATGATAACTCAGCGCTTCCTGAAGTAGAAGCTCGTAAGTTAATGACTAAAAAAGTGATTAGTATGCTTAGATCTGAGCAAGATAGTGACAATCGCGTGGTTGTTAACGACCTACTTCGAGACTTTGATAAACAACTTCGCTTCCTTTATTTAGATGATGATTCAACTTCTAATGAGTTTTATCATGATTTAGAAACTCAATATCGTAAAATTGCGGTTGAAAGTGAAAAAAAAGGAGCTATTGAGGTTATTGAAGCTAATAACTTACCAAAACAATTAACTAAAAATTATCTTGAGATGCTTGATTATAAAATGCGAGCTCACTCAACTAATTTTAAAATTTTGTTTAGACAATATATGTACCGAACTAGAAGAAAAACCAAACGGCTTGTGTTTCAAACTTTCCTGAAAAAACAAAAGCACTCAGATGATGCTGTCAAAAATATTACCACACTTGAAACAGACAGTTCAAAATATGCAGTGAGAGTCTTAAAAGAGTTAAAAGATGATCTTGATCAAAATGATCGTTACTTCATTTTAAAAAGTAATATTATAAATCAAATCATCATGGAATATGAAAGTAAAATTAATCGAATTAAAAACTACCGATTACGACAAGAAGATCAATATCAAACACTTTATCAAGATTACTTCTTACGTGCTTTAGATGAGGAGAGAACTGTGATTCAGACTCTTTTAGAACAAGGAAGAATCTCACCAGATTTAGCAAGTCTTTTAAGGCAATCTGTTAATTATAGTGAGACATCTTTCCTACAAGGAAGTTTAAGCGAAGAGTAA
- the proC gene encoding pyrroline-5-carboxylate reductase, whose protein sequence is MKIGIIGAGHMGSAMIKGWINSKQVEAKNISVKGGKSLTASHLQKELDFTLINQYEDLQKMDIIFLATPTPVILPVLNELAPFIMDNKIPVVSVSAGVSTQELQQVVPNHPVAQAIPNTPVQINQGITGIVYGKNLADSQKEIINHSLSLLGNVQEVRPDNIAIFGTLAGCGPAFVDVFIEALGDGACLHGMDREMAYKVAASMIKGTAELLLRTQDHPAQLKDNVASPGGTTIKGLVALEKEGFRYATIQGINTIMSNE, encoded by the coding sequence ATGAAAATTGGAATAATTGGTGCAGGTCATATGGGGTCTGCCATGATTAAAGGTTGGATAAACTCTAAACAAGTAGAGGCAAAAAATATTTCAGTAAAAGGTGGAAAAAGTTTAACTGCTAGTCATTTACAAAAGGAACTTGATTTTACATTAATAAATCAGTATGAAGACTTACAAAAAATGGATATTATTTTTCTAGCAACACCAACACCTGTTATCTTACCTGTTTTAAACGAATTGGCTCCCTTCATAATGGATAATAAAATACCTGTTGTATCAGTGTCTGCAGGGGTAAGTACACAGGAATTACAGCAAGTAGTTCCTAATCACCCAGTTGCTCAAGCTATACCTAATACACCTGTTCAAATCAATCAAGGAATCACTGGAATCGTTTACGGAAAGAATCTAGCAGATAGTCAAAAAGAAATAATCAATCACAGTTTATCCTTATTAGGTAATGTTCAGGAAGTACGTCCTGATAATATTGCTATTTTTGGCACTCTAGCAGGTTGTGGACCAGCTTTTGTAGATGTGTTTATTGAGGCTTTAGGTGATGGAGCTTGTCTACATGGAATGGATAGAGAAATGGCTTATAAAGTAGCTGCAAGTATGATTAAAGGCACAGCTGAGTTGTTACTAAGAACACAAGATCATCCAGCTCAGTTAAAAGATAACGTCGCTTCACCTGGTGGCACAACAATTAAAGGATTAGTTGCCCTTGAAAAAGAAGGATTTCGTTATGCAACAATCCAAGGAATAAACACGATTATGTCAAATGAATAA
- a CDS encoding DNA topoisomerase 3, with product MKQLIIAEKPSVARDIAKVLGATNKTKNYIEGKNVIVTWALGHLLGLKMPEDYNSAWAQWEMNSLPMIPKKVGIKPLPKTRPQLKAISQLANRQDVSEAVIATDAGREGELVARWILQYVKFKKPVKRLWISSQTDKAIKQGFNQLKPAKDYDDLYASALARAEADWLVGLNVTRALTVKYKDSLSAGRVQTPTLAMVRRQEEKIETFKPENYFTLDLESMGVKGRLQLKNPKQYKNRQDIENLVTSFKGKPVKVTNISVKEKKEYAPLPYDLTEIQREANARYQYSAKKTLSLVQRLYEIHKIVTYPRTDSKYLTTDMKQTMSERLSAMMQMAPQIVKPLVKQGAVVKQTKVFQNSKVTDHHGLIPTEQVARLEKLDNDEMRIYQMIVERFLGLFLNANITRHETIEATINDSTFIFKHSRVLEAGWKLKDALPKNTIKASVGDKIEGQFIINKEVTSPQPPLSESSLLGGMEKHNLGTPATRAEIIEKLISSELMERQSNKLSVTPKGKQLLKLVNPSLVTPELTQEWELSLEKIAQGKLKSDTFIKGIEKETTRLVNEIKTSEDKYVDHALTSKPCPDCQSPLREKRTRDGKIYVCSSDSCRYSRRKDPKVSNKRCPQCKKKMAILENKNGSYFKCSGCQYTEKLEKGKKGKKKMSKHEERKLVKKYNQAEEMESPLALALKAAMEKE from the coding sequence ATGAAGCAGTTAATTATAGCGGAAAAGCCAAGTGTTGCCAGAGATATAGCCAAAGTTCTAGGGGCAACTAATAAAACTAAAAATTATATTGAGGGAAAAAATGTGATAGTTACATGGGCATTAGGTCATTTGTTAGGACTTAAGATGCCAGAGGATTATAATTCGGCTTGGGCTCAGTGGGAGATGAACTCTCTACCAATGATTCCTAAAAAAGTAGGGATTAAACCTTTACCAAAAACACGTCCTCAACTGAAAGCCATTAGTCAACTTGCCAATCGTCAAGATGTTTCTGAGGCAGTGATAGCAACTGATGCTGGACGTGAGGGTGAACTTGTAGCAAGGTGGATTTTACAATATGTTAAATTTAAAAAACCAGTGAAACGTTTATGGATATCATCACAAACAGATAAAGCAATTAAGCAAGGATTTAATCAATTAAAACCAGCAAAAGATTATGATGATCTATATGCTTCAGCTCTAGCTCGTGCAGAGGCAGACTGGTTAGTTGGCTTAAATGTAACCCGTGCTTTGACGGTCAAATACAAAGATAGTCTGTCTGCTGGTAGAGTACAAACACCAACTCTTGCAATGGTTCGCCGCCAAGAGGAGAAAATTGAAACATTCAAACCTGAAAATTACTTCACTCTTGATTTAGAGAGTATGGGAGTTAAGGGAAGACTGCAATTAAAAAATCCAAAACAATATAAAAATAGACAAGATATTGAAAATCTTGTAACGAGTTTTAAAGGAAAACCAGTTAAGGTTACCAATATATCTGTTAAGGAAAAGAAAGAATATGCACCACTTCCATATGATTTAACCGAAATTCAGCGTGAAGCTAATGCTAGATATCAGTATTCAGCTAAAAAAACTTTATCTCTTGTTCAACGGTTATATGAGATTCATAAAATTGTTACCTATCCTAGGACAGACTCTAAGTATCTAACGACTGATATGAAACAAACTATGAGTGAGAGATTATCAGCTATGATGCAAATGGCTCCACAAATTGTGAAACCTTTAGTTAAACAAGGTGCTGTAGTAAAACAAACAAAAGTATTCCAGAATAGTAAAGTGACAGACCATCATGGTTTAATTCCGACCGAGCAAGTAGCAAGGCTTGAAAAATTAGATAATGATGAGATGCGTATCTATCAAATGATTGTTGAGCGTTTCTTAGGTTTATTTTTAAATGCCAATATCACTCGTCATGAAACGATAGAAGCTACTATCAATGATTCTACTTTTATATTTAAACACTCACGAGTACTTGAAGCTGGTTGGAAATTAAAAGATGCGTTACCAAAGAATACAATTAAAGCATCAGTAGGTGATAAGATAGAGGGACAATTTATTATTAATAAGGAAGTCACCTCACCTCAGCCGCCTTTATCAGAAAGTAGTCTATTAGGTGGTATGGAAAAACATAATTTAGGTACACCTGCAACTCGTGCTGAGATTATTGAAAAATTAATCAGCTCTGAACTTATGGAAAGACAATCTAATAAATTAAGTGTGACACCAAAGGGGAAACAATTGTTAAAACTAGTGAATCCGTCTTTAGTTACGCCAGAGCTAACCCAAGAATGGGAATTATCATTAGAGAAGATTGCTCAAGGTAAATTAAAAAGTGATACTTTTATTAAGGGAATTGAAAAAGAGACAACTCGTTTGGTTAATGAGATTAAAACTAGTGAAGATAAATATGTAGATCATGCTCTAACAAGCAAACCATGTCCAGATTGTCAATCACCATTACGTGAAAAACGTACAAGAGATGGTAAAATATATGTCTGTAGTAGTGATTCTTGTCGATACAGTAGAAGAAAAGATCCAAAAGTTTCTAATAAGCGCTGTCCGCAATGTAAGAAAAAAATGGCGATTTTAGAAAATAAAAATGGCTCATATTTCAAATGTAGCGGATGTCAGTATACAGAAAAGCTTGAAAAGGGTAAAAAAGGCAAGAAAAAAATGTCGAAGCATGAAGAAAGAAAGCTTGTGAAGAAATATAATCAAGCTGAAGAAATGGAGAGTCCTTTAGCTCTTGCTTTAAAGGCAGCTATGGAAAAAGAATAG